One genomic window of Medicago truncatula cultivar Jemalong A17 chromosome 1, MtrunA17r5.0-ANR, whole genome shotgun sequence includes the following:
- the LOC11437009 gene encoding pEARLI1-like lipid transfer protein 1 — protein sequence MASNKLSALIILFSLLSYSTFSHACGSCKPTPTSPPPPSTTPKASPPPKASTPPPSTTPKSSPPTPSTSQKCPSDTLKLGVCADVLGLVNVIVGSPASSKCCTLIQGLADLDAAVCLCTAIKANVLGINLNVPVTLSLLLSACEKSVPNGFQCS from the coding sequence ATGGCTTCCAACAAGCTTAGTGcactaattatattattttctctccTTTCTTATTCAACATTTTCACATGCTTGTGGTTCATGCAAACCAACTCCAACAAGTCCTCCACCACCTTCTACAACACCTAAGGCTAGCCCTCCACCTAAGGCTAGTACTCCACCACCTTCGACAACACCTAAGTCTagtcctccaactccttcaacatcACAAAAATGTCCTAGTGACACATTAAAGCTAGGTGTATGTGCTGATGTTCTAGGACTTGTTAATGTTATTGTTGGAAGTCCTGCTTCAAGCAAGTGTTGTACATTGATTCAAGGTTTGGCTGATTTGGACGCAGCAGTTTGTCTTTGTACCGCTATTAAGGCTAATGTTCTTGGTATCAACTTGAATGTGCCTGTCACACTTAGTCTCCTACTTAGTGCTTGTGAAAAATCTGTTCCTAATGGTTTCCAATGTTCATAG
- the LOC11424508 gene encoding lipid transfer protein EARLI 1, whose amino-acid sequence MASNKHSALIILFSLLAYSTFSNACGSCKPTPPSPPPPSKTPKACPPPPSTTPKASPPPTAITPPSTTPKSSPPTPSTAQKCPSDTLKLGVCADVLGLVNVIVGNPASSKCCTLIQGLADLDAAVCLCTAIKANVLGINLNVPVTLSLLLSACQKSVPNGFQCS is encoded by the coding sequence ATGGCTTCCAACAAGCATAGTGcactaattatattattttctctccTTGCTTATTCAACATTTTCAAATGCTTGTGGTTCATGCAAACCAACTCCACCAAGTCCACCTCCACCTTCAAAAACACCAAAGGCTTGTCCTCCACCACCTTCTACAACACCTAAGGCTAGCCCTCCACCTACGGCTATAACTCCACCATCAACAACACCTAAGTCTAGTCCTCCTACTCCTTCAACAGCACAAAAATGCCCTAGTGACACATTAAAGCTAGGTGTATGTGCTGATGTTCTAGGACTTGTTAATGTTATTGTTGGAAATCCTGCTTCAAGCAAATGTTGTACATTGATTCAAGGTTTGGCTGATTTGGACGCAGCAGTTTGTCTTTGTACCGCTATTAAGGCTAACGTTCTTGGTATCAACTTGAATGTGCCTGTCACACTTAGTCTCCTACTTAGTGCTTGTCAAAAATCTGTTCCTAATGGTTTCCAATGTTCATAG
- the LOC11432858 gene encoding pEARLI1-like lipid transfer protein 1 — MASNKLSALIILFSLLAYSTFSHACGSCKPTPSPKPKPKPKPSPPPPSSTPCPPTPSTTPPTPSTSQKCPSDTLKLGVCADVLGLVNVIVGSPASSKCCALLQGLVDLDAAICLCTAIKANVLGINLNVPITLSLLLSACEKSVPSGFQCS, encoded by the coding sequence ATGGCTTCCAACAAGCTTAGTGCCCTAATTATATTGTTTTCTCTCCTTGCTTATTCAACATTTTCACATGCTTGTGGTTCATGCAAACCAACTCCATCACCTAAGCCTAAGCCAAAGCCAAAGCCTAGTCCTCCACCACCTTCATCAACACCATGTCCTCCAACACCTTCAACAACACCTCCTACTCCTTCAACATCACAAAAATGTCCTAGTGACACATTAAAGCTAGGTGTTTGTGCTGATGTTTTAGGACTTGTTAATGTTATTGTTGGAAGTCCTGCTTCAAGCAAGTGTTGTGCATTGCTTCAAGGTTTGGTTGATTTAGATGCAGCAATTTGCCTTTGTACTGCTATTAAGGCTAATGTTCTTGGTATCAACTTGAATGTTCCTATCACACTCAGTCTCCTACTTAGTGCTTGTGAAAAATCTGTTCCTTCAGGTTTCCAATGTTCATAG
- the LOC11421406 gene encoding 14 kDa proline-rich protein DC2.15, translating to MASNKLSALIIIFSLFAHSTFSHDCASCKPTPISPPPPSKTPKACPPPPSTTPKASPPPPSTTASPPPKASTPPPSTPKASPPPPSMPTASPPPKASTPPPSTPTASPPPPSTTPTASPPTPSTAQKCPSDTLKLGVCADVLGLVNVIVGSPASSNCCTLIQGLADLDAAVCLCTAIKANVLGINLNVPVTLSLLLSACQKSVPNGFQCS from the coding sequence ATGGCTTCCAACAAGCTTAGTGcactaattataatattttctctctttgcTCATTCAACATTTTCACATGATTGCGCTTCATGCAAACCAACTCCAATTAGTCCTCCTCCACCTTCAAAAACACCAAAGGCTTGTCCTCCACCACCTTCAACAACGCCTAAGGCTAGCCCTCCACCTCCATCAACTACGGCTAGCCCTCCACCTAAGGCTAGTACTCCACCTCCTTCAACGCCTAAGGCTAGCCCTCCACCTCCGTCAATGCCTACGGCTAGCCCTCCACCTAAGGCTAGTACTCCACCTCCTTCAACGCCTACGGCTAGCCCTCCACCTCCTTCAACAACGCCTACGGCTAGCCCTCCTACTCCTTCAACAGCACAAAAATGCCCTAGTGACACATTAAAGCTAGGTGTATGTGCTGATGTTCTAGGACTTGTTAATGTTATTGTTGGAAGTCCTGCTTCAAGCAACTGTTGTACATTGATTCAAGGTTTGGCTGATTTGGACGCAGCAGTTTGTCTTTGTACCGCTATTAAGGCTAACGTTCTTGGTATCAACTTGAATGTGCCTGTCACACTTAGTCTCCTACTTAGTGCTTGTCAAAAATCTGTTCCTAATGGTTTCCAATGTTCATAG